A part of Gossypium hirsutum isolate 1008001.06 chromosome A07, Gossypium_hirsutum_v2.1, whole genome shotgun sequence genomic DNA contains:
- the LOC107955886 gene encoding AT-hook motif nuclear-localized protein 17 gives MADYGVAISLSQAHSSDDDSSEHSPRSVPRLSASGGGGSKSKTPSNKIVTLDYHHRTPSSSDNTGRKPRGRPPGSKNKPKPPIVITRDSNSTMKPVILEISAGSDIIDAIISFARTHSVGVSIISAIGSVSNVTLCHPVSHAPALSLHGPFSLLSLSGSFIASSPLSSNKTSQSSSSSTSPSPSLSSSGSFGVTLAGAQGQVFGGKVGGKVMAATLVIVAAATFVNPEFHMLPGEGDNKDHNQESKPSTHGCVAGGATESCSSTGLSMPVYGVASPTPLNCQIPPDVMPWGPSSRPY, from the coding sequence ATGGCGGACTATGGCGTAGCAATCTCTCTTTCTCAAGCTCATTCCTCCGACGACGACTCGTCCGAGCACAGTCCTCGAAGTGTCCCTAGACTCTCCGCCTCTGGCGGTGGCGGTTCCAAGTCTAAAACTCCTTCCAACAAGATTGTTACCCTTGATTATCACCACCGAACTCCGTCGTCGTCCGACAACACTGGTAGGAAGCCTAGAGGGAGACCTCCAGGGTCTAAAAACAAGCCCAAGCCACCCATTGTTATAACCAGAGATAGTAACTCGACTATGAAACCAGTGATTCTCGAGATCTCCGCTGGTTCTGATATTATTGATGCCATTATCAGCTTTGCTCGTACACACAGTGTTGGTGTTAGTATTATCAGTGCTATTGGGTCTGTTTCAAACGTCACGCTCTGCCATCCTGTATCTCACGCGCCAGCACTATCTCTTCACGGACCCTTTTCTCTACTCTCTTTGTCTGGCTCATTCATTGCCTCTAGTCCTTTATCTTCTAACAAAACAAGCCAATCATCTTCATCGTCAACGTCACCATCTCCTTCCTTGTCTTCTTCTGGTTCGTTCGGTGTAACTCTTGCAGGGGCACAAGGGCAAGTTTTCGGAGGGAAAGTAGGAGGGAAAGTAATGGCCGCAACGCTGGTGATTGTGGCGGCCGCTACATTTGTAAACCCTGAGTTCCACATGCTGCCGGGTGAAGGTGATAATAAGGACCACAATCAGGAATCCAAGCCTTCTACTCATGGTTGCGTTGCTGGTGGTGCAACCGAGTCTTGCTCTTCTACAGGCTTGTCCATGCCTGTTTATGGAGTAGCAAGTCCCACTCCCCTCAATTGTCAAATTCCTCCTGATGTTATGCCTTGGGGTCCGTCCTCACGTCCTTATTAA